In Leptolyngbya sp. 'hensonii', the following are encoded in one genomic region:
- a CDS encoding alpha-ketoglutarate-dependent dioxygenase AlkB: MFAGQLLNADICFYPSLLDGGDCDRYFTELVETIEWRQDWITIYGRSMPQPRLTAWVGDAGKSYTYSRITMQPAPWTPLLLKLKATVEAVSGVSFNSVLLNLYRDGNDSMGWHSDDEPELGLNPVIASLSLGGTRRFRLRHRREKGLRHQLELTSGSLLLMQGSAQHDWQHQVPKTKRPVAPRINLTFRVIDPP, translated from the coding sequence ATGTTTGCAGGCCAACTTCTGAATGCTGATATCTGCTTCTATCCTTCCCTACTGGATGGGGGAGATTGCGATCGCTATTTTACCGAACTGGTCGAAACGATCGAGTGGCGGCAGGACTGGATCACGATATACGGTCGTTCTATGCCCCAACCCAGACTCACTGCCTGGGTTGGGGATGCGGGTAAGTCCTATACCTACTCCCGAATTACGATGCAGCCCGCCCCCTGGACGCCCCTGCTACTGAAGCTGAAGGCAACGGTAGAGGCGGTCTCTGGGGTCAGCTTCAATAGCGTGTTGCTCAACCTCTACCGGGATGGTAACGACAGTATGGGTTGGCACAGCGATGATGAACCAGAACTGGGCCTGAATCCAGTTATTGCATCCCTCAGTCTAGGAGGAACACGCCGTTTCCGATTGCGGCATCGACGTGAAAAAGGCTTGCGGCACCAACTGGAACTCACTTCCGGCAGCTTGCTTCTGATGCAAGGCTCCGCTCAGCACGACTGGCAACATCAGGTGCCGAAGACCAAACGTCCGGTTGCACCCCGAATTAATTTGACCTTCCGTGTCATTGACCCACCCTGA
- a CDS encoding pentapeptide repeat-containing protein, giving the protein MANKEHLALLEQGVASWNQWWDRQTEQATQANGATSDMANLREADLHEADLRQVNLSGADLCMANLEGANLRNANLEGANLYTATLYIGNLREANLYQADLREVNLSRADLCMANLEKANLAMANLEGASLYTAILYVVNLREANLYKADLREVTLSQANMREANLRSADLREADLSLSNLVGADLSKASLYMANLVRANLCMANLVGTNLYKANMLGVNLIGANLYKANLPGANLQQADLREATLSQANLSHTNLQGADLCMANLQQANLTNANLIKANLSKANLWEANLNGARLTGATMPDGSRHP; this is encoded by the coding sequence ATGGCAAACAAGGAACACCTCGCTCTTTTAGAACAAGGCGTTGCCAGTTGGAACCAATGGTGGGACAGACAGACTGAGCAGGCAACGCAGGCCAATGGGGCTACCTCTGACATGGCAAACCTCAGGGAAGCAGATCTGCATGAGGCAGATTTGCGTCAGGTTAACTTGAGCGGAGCCGATCTCTGTATGGCCAATCTGGAAGGGGCCAATCTCAGGAATGCCAACCTGGAAGGGGCCAACTTATACACAGCCACTCTTTACATCGGTAATCTCAGGGAGGCCAATCTTTATCAGGCGGATCTGCGGGAAGTTAACCTCAGTCGAGCTGACCTATGCATGGCCAATCTGGAAAAGGCGAACCTGGCTATGGCCAATCTAGAAGGAGCCAGTTTATACACAGCTATCCTATATGTCGTGAATTTACGGGAAGCCAACCTGTATAAGGCTGATTTACGGGAAGTTACCCTGAGTCAGGCCAATATGCGGGAAGCCAACCTGCGATCTGCCGATTTACGGGAGGCGGACCTGAGTCTTTCCAATCTAGTTGGAGCAGATCTGAGTAAGGCCAGCCTTTATATGGCCAATCTGGTGCGGGCCAACCTGTGCATGGCCAATCTAGTAGGCACCAATTTGTATAAAGCCAACATGTTAGGGGTGAACCTAATTGGGGCCAACCTGTATAAGGCCAATCTACCAGGGGCTAACCTGCAACAGGCCGATTTGCGTGAGGCGACCCTGAGTCAGGCAAACCTGAGTCACACTAACTTACAGGGGGCTGACCTGTGCATGGCCAACCTGCAACAGGCCAATCTAACCAATGCCAATCTGATCAAAGCCAATCTCAGTAAAGCCAATCTTTGGGAGGCCAATCTGAACGGTGCCCGGTTAACGGGAGCAACCATGCCGGATGGCTCCAGGCATCCTTGA
- a CDS encoding aminotransferase class V-fold PLP-dependent enzyme, translating into MTNDTAWSKFWSLDPTVTFLNHGSFGACPIPVLQVQQELRDRLERQPLHFFGREWEGLLDQARRELAAFVGADPEELAFVPNATTGVNTVLRSLLPQFGPGDELLTTNHEYNACRNGLNFVAEQTGATVVVAEVPFPIADPDQVVEAVLARASSRTRLALVDHVSSQTALIFPLAELVGQLADRGIPTLVDGAHAPGMIPLNLSAIGAAYYTGNCHKWLCAPKGAAFLYVPPDRQGTLRPLTISHGANSPRRDRSFFHLEFDWTGTGDPTAYLAVPEAIRFLGSLLPGGWPELMASNHDRVLQARQLLSQTLSIPLPAPAEMIGAMATLPLPEGLPESLYEILLEQFQIEVPIIPWTSPHSRLIRISAQIYNQPNQYQHLARSLLQLHQERDFS; encoded by the coding sequence ATGACTAATGACACCGCCTGGAGCAAATTTTGGTCCCTTGATCCCACAGTTACCTTTCTCAACCATGGCTCCTTCGGAGCCTGTCCAATCCCGGTGCTTCAGGTACAGCAAGAGCTGCGCGATCGCCTGGAACGACAACCTCTCCACTTCTTTGGACGAGAGTGGGAAGGGTTGCTGGATCAGGCCCGTCGTGAGCTGGCTGCTTTTGTCGGAGCTGATCCAGAAGAACTGGCTTTTGTCCCTAACGCCACGACAGGGGTAAACACCGTACTGCGATCGCTGTTGCCGCAATTTGGCCCCGGCGACGAACTATTGACGACAAACCACGAGTACAATGCCTGTCGCAATGGGCTGAATTTTGTAGCGGAGCAAACTGGGGCCACAGTAGTGGTAGCAGAGGTGCCCTTTCCGATCGCAGATCCGGATCAGGTGGTGGAAGCAGTGCTGGCTAGGGCCAGTTCCCGCACCCGTCTGGCCCTGGTGGATCATGTGTCCAGTCAGACGGCTCTAATCTTTCCCCTGGCAGAACTGGTGGGACAACTGGCCGATCGGGGCATTCCAACCCTGGTAGATGGAGCCCATGCCCCAGGCATGATCCCCCTGAATCTATCTGCGATCGGCGCTGCGTACTACACAGGCAACTGCCATAAGTGGCTCTGTGCACCGAAGGGAGCCGCATTCCTCTACGTTCCCCCCGATCGCCAGGGCACCCTGCGCCCGCTCACCATCAGTCATGGAGCCAATTCTCCCCGGCGCGATCGATCCTTCTTCCACCTGGAGTTTGATTGGACCGGTACCGGCGATCCCACAGCTTATCTGGCGGTTCCAGAGGCGATTCGCTTTCTGGGGTCTCTACTACCCGGAGGTTGGCCAGAGTTAATGGCCAGCAACCACGATCGGGTTTTACAGGCTCGCCAGCTTTTAAGCCAGACCCTGTCCATTCCCCTTCCTGCTCCAGCAGAAATGATCGGAGCCATGGCGACCCTACCCCTTCCAGAGGGCCTGCCAGAATCCCTCTATGAAATACTTCTGGAGCAATTTCAGATTGAAGTTCCCATTATTCCCTGGACCTCTCCCCATAGCCGCCTAATCCGTATTTCCGCTCAAATTTATAACCAGCCGAATCAGTATCAGCACCTAGCCAGATCCCTGCTACAGTTACACCAGGAACGAGATTTTAGCTGA